Genomic DNA from Blattabacterium sp. (Blaberus giganteus):
TTTTTCTCCTGCTCCCGCTACTATAAAACATGCTAAAGTAGAAATGTTAAAAGTATTTTTTCCATCTCCACCTGTTCCTACAATATCAATAGCATTAAACTCTGTCAAATTGATTTTGATAGAGAGTTCCATCATGGCTTGTCTAAACCCTGCGATTTCTTCTAAAGTGGGATATCTCATATTATATATAGTAGTTATAGCTATTGCTTGAGTTTTATTAATATTGCCTTCTGATAATTCTATAAAAAGATTCTTAGCCTCCTGTTTTGTTAATTTTTTTTCTAAAAAAAGTTTTTCTAATATTTTATTCATAGTTTATTAAAATTCAACCAATTATCTATTATTTTTTCTCCATATGGGGTTAAAATAGATTCTGGATGAAATTGAACTCCACGTACGTCATAAAATTTATGACGTAAAGCCATAATTTCTCCTTTATTTCCTATAGCTGTAATTTGAAGATCTTCAGGAAAATTTTTTGGAGATATAATCCAAGAATGATAACGTCCAACTTTAATTTCTTTAGGTAATTGTTGAAACAAAATTTCTTGTGGATCTACAATTTTAATTAAACTGGAAATTCCATGATAAACTTTTTTTGTATTCAAAAGAGTGGCTCCAAATACTTCTCCAATTGCTTGTTGTCCTAAACAAACTCCAAAAATACTTTTAGTAGAAGCAAAAGTTTTTACTAAAGGTTTCAAAATATGTGCTTCATCAGGTATTCCTGGACCTGGAGAAAGAATAATTTTATTATATTTTTCTATATCCGAAAGTTTAATCTCATTATTTCTGGATACTTGTATAGGATTTTTTGTTAATTTCTTTACAGTATAAACAAGATTATAAGTAAAAGAATCATAATTATCTAATATCAATATTTTGTTGTTCATAATTCTTCATATATTTTTAGCTAATTCTATAGCTTTAAATAAAGCCATTAGCTTATTATTCACTTCTTCTAATTCTTTTTCTTCTTTAGAATCAGAAACAACACCTGCACCAGCTTGAAAAAATAGAATATTATTTTGACTCACAAAAGAACGAATCACTATAGCCGTATTAATACAAGAATTTTTTAATCCAAAAAAACCAATTGCTCCTCCGTACACTCCTCTATGTTGATTTTCAATTTTGTCAATT
This window encodes:
- a CDS encoding aminodeoxychorismate/anthranilate synthase component II, giving the protein MNNKILILDNYDSFTYNLVYTVKKLTKNPIQVSRNNEIKLSDIEKYNKIILSPGPGIPDEAHILKPLVKTFASTKSIFGVCLGQQAIGEVFGATLLNTKKVYHGISSLIKIVDPQEILFQQLPKEIKVGRYHSWIISPKNFPEDLQITAIGNKGEIMALRHKFYDVRGVQFHPESILTPYGEKIIDNWLNFNKL